The Deltaproteobacteria bacterium genome window below encodes:
- a CDS encoding SEC-C domain-containing protein — MIGNQQNRPWLNIPKHIGEGRMKAGRNDPCPCGSGKKFKKCCISGQATKTLLPGAQEVAEEIRKEFADRPAASLAEAQAVANRVMERRNRTPLVEFSGLSPEQMHRFLDFPFSSPDIASFAEELDRQSEAPVMKLFSFLADAIGTDGLKATAKGNLPRQFCQEAAQAYWEAYPDKALLGGINTEPDFFDLHTVRIVAGMAGLIRKYKDRFILTKKCRLAMEKDMGGVYLEIFKTYTQTFNWAYRDRYPDLAIVQRSFLYTLYLLHKYGGEFRPPEFYKEKFIQAFPMALAEVPDRPYATSEKTVGRCYAFRSLEGFAEFFGLVEVKVLSKEFLARKYEIKKSPLLDALVTFRV, encoded by the coding sequence ATCATAGGCAACCAACAAAACCGACCTTGGTTGAATATTCCAAAACATATTGGTGAGGGGCGCATGAAAGCAGGCAGAAACGACCCATGTCCCTGCGGAAGCGGCAAGAAGTTCAAGAAGTGCTGTATATCTGGACAGGCCACCAAGACGCTACTCCCAGGAGCTCAGGAAGTAGCAGAGGAAATCCGGAAGGAATTCGCTGACCGCCCGGCAGCCTCTCTCGCTGAGGCGCAGGCGGTTGCCAATCGCGTCATGGAACGCAGGAACCGGACACCCCTCGTTGAATTCTCCGGCCTGTCGCCCGAGCAGATGCACAGGTTTCTGGATTTTCCTTTTTCCTCTCCGGACATTGCCTCCTTTGCCGAAGAACTGGACCGTCAGTCTGAAGCGCCTGTCATGAAACTCTTTTCTTTCCTTGCCGATGCTATAGGCACGGACGGACTTAAGGCCACTGCAAAGGGTAACCTACCACGGCAGTTCTGTCAGGAAGCGGCCCAGGCCTATTGGGAGGCATATCCGGATAAGGCTCTCTTGGGCGGGATAAACACAGAGCCTGACTTTTTTGACTTACACACCGTTAGGATTGTGGCCGGTATGGCCGGGCTTATCAGAAAGTACAAAGACAGGTTTATCCTCACAAAAAAGTGCCGCCTTGCTATGGAAAAGGACATGGGCGGCGTTTACCTGGAGATCTTCAAGACTTATACCCAGACGTTCAACTGGGCGTACCGCGACCGCTACCCGGACCTTGCCATCGTGCAACGCTCATTCCTCTACACTCTTTATCTACTCCATAAGTATGGCGGTGAGTTCAGACCGCCGGAATTCTATAAGGAGAAGTTTATTCAGGCCTTTCCCATGGCCCTTGCGGAAGTCCCTGACCGCCCCTACGCGACCAGCGAGAAAACCGTCGGCAGGTGTTACGCTTTCCGCAGTCTTGAGGGCTTCGCCGAGTTTTTCGGACTAGTCGAGGTAAAGGTCCTTTCCAAGGAGTTCTTGGCGAGAAAGTATGAAATAAAGAAAAGTCCGCTCCTTGACGCCCTTGTAACTTTCCGGGTATGA
- a CDS encoding response regulator, which produces MDKNMEDVRRKILVVDDEELIGKALRIILAEEGAVEYARNGREALGKSAVTSYDVFIVDMNMPVMNGMDFYKEAVKTLSGIKERIIFFTGSCEEDYFSFFRKNNLRFLEKPLEPKELKDLVRRILESKVLTEL; this is translated from the coding sequence ATGGATAAAAACATGGAAGATGTGCGTAGAAAAATCCTCGTGGTCGATGATGAGGAGCTGATAGGCAAAGCGCTCAGGATAATCCTTGCGGAAGAAGGCGCAGTGGAATACGCCAGAAATGGCAGGGAAGCCCTTGGGAAGAGCGCTGTTACATCCTATGACGTATTCATCGTCGATATGAATATGCCTGTCATGAACGGCATGGACTTTTATAAAGAGGCTGTAAAGACCCTTTCCGGGATAAAAGAGAGGATTATATTTTTTACCGGGTCTTGTGAGGAGGATTATTTCTCCTTTTTCAGGAAAAATAATCTGAGATTTCTGGAAAAGCCTTTGGAGCCGAAGGAGCTCAAAGATCTTGTTCGACGGATACTGGAGAGTAAAGTATTGACCGAGCTATAA
- a CDS encoding helix-turn-helix domain-containing protein: protein MEEHSVIDAGEKPCHGLDGANKTAIPDNSNMSPALSEAQAINKAPSFRRELLNELLSRKVMYEDIRTYKLSNTEVKHLCLCDIVTKREYLKLMQVIGFSRRAAYRKWRKAARECLKDFDYKPFQNQRMALLMSGAKAEADRLKAWLDIRCAGGIPTREIFRSITDYVVDLLGRVRDELYNKKTLRTKEVAKVLGVSTRHVRRLAQKGRLSKEGRGVFSREHIAEWKRDQGPLKEPN from the coding sequence ATGGAAGAACACTCTGTTATCGACGCCGGGGAGAAGCCATGCCATGGTCTGGATGGGGCTAATAAAACCGCTATCCCGGATAATTCAAATATGAGCCCTGCCCTTTCCGAGGCTCAGGCGATAAATAAGGCGCCCTCGTTCAGGAGGGAACTGCTCAATGAACTACTCTCTAGAAAGGTCATGTATGAGGACATCAGGACTTATAAGCTGTCGAACACGGAGGTAAAACATCTTTGCCTCTGCGATATCGTTACCAAGCGCGAGTATCTCAAACTGATGCAAGTAATCGGGTTTTCGAGGAGGGCGGCCTACAGGAAGTGGCGGAAAGCAGCAAGAGAGTGCCTGAAGGATTTTGATTATAAGCCTTTCCAAAACCAGAGAATGGCGTTGCTAATGAGCGGTGCCAAGGCTGAGGCCGACAGGCTGAAGGCTTGGCTTGATATAAGGTGTGCTGGAGGCATACCAACGCGAGAAATATTTCGTTCCATAACGGATTATGTAGTCGATCTTCTGGGCAGGGTTCGGGACGAGCTCTACAATAAGAAGACCCTTCGCACCAAGGAGGTCGCTAAAGTGCTTGGCGTAAGCACTAGGCATGTGCGCCGGCTGGCGCAAAAAGGGAGGCTGAGTAAAGAAGGGCGCGGGGTATTCTCAAGAGAGCATATCGCCGAGTGGAAACGAGACCAAGGTCCGCTTAAAGAGCCAAATTGA
- a CDS encoding helix-turn-helix domain-containing protein, producing MKLLSVKEISALIQAKPSTIYQWAELGQIPCFKINGLLRFEEKEILDWLKDQKRVYNTGRAGRRPGKEV from the coding sequence ATGAAACTTCTCAGCGTTAAAGAAATCAGCGCGCTCATCCAGGCCAAGCCCTCCACCATCTACCAATGGGCGGAGCTCGGACAGATCCCGTGCTTCAAGATAAATGGTCTTTTGCGCTTTGAGGAGAAGGAGATCCTCGACTGGCTAAAGGACCAGAAAAGGGTGTATAATACCGGCCGTGCAGGTAGAAGGCCCGGAAAGGAGGTATAG
- a CDS encoding site-specific integrase: MGLYKRKDSPHWWMSFRVEGRRIYESTGTDNKKLALRKHASRLIELHERQLGSPAKIDGKTPFCDLANQVLKWAEWQRAYKDKKTHIKYLIEAFGSLELKDFTTRTVELYYRGFTDSGRTISTANRYLQTLKAMFTKAVEWELVEEDVLKRVRRVKLLPENNRRLRFLSRVEGQALINACEPHLKPIVTTALNTGMRREEILSLEWGKHVDLKHGFILLDRTKNGERREVPINQVLKSIFQGLVRHINSPYVFTDKAGRRFRDLKRSFSSACRKAEWEKCSACSFERQMSGEENPGNCPQCGKEMFRVAGINDFRFHDLRHTFASWLVMAGVDLTTVSRLLGHKSLTMTLRYSHLAPSHMVKAVAVLENGYDLVTLAEKEGIERRAIP; this comes from the coding sequence ATGGGCCTCTACAAACGAAAGGACTCGCCGCACTGGTGGATGTCCTTCAGGGTAGAAGGCCGGAGGATTTATGAATCCACCGGCACGGATAACAAAAAACTCGCTCTGCGAAAGCACGCAAGCCGATTAATCGAGCTGCATGAAAGACAGCTCGGCTCGCCAGCTAAGATCGACGGGAAGACGCCTTTTTGTGACCTCGCTAACCAGGTTCTAAAGTGGGCAGAATGGCAACGGGCCTACAAGGACAAGAAAACGCATATCAAGTACCTCATTGAGGCGTTCGGCAGTCTCGAGCTCAAGGATTTCACGACGCGCACGGTTGAGCTCTATTACCGCGGCTTTACCGATTCCGGCAGGACTATCTCGACGGCAAACAGATACCTTCAGACACTGAAGGCCATGTTCACCAAGGCCGTTGAATGGGAGCTGGTTGAAGAGGATGTCTTGAAGCGCGTGCGCCGGGTCAAGCTGTTGCCGGAGAACAACAGGCGCTTACGGTTCCTCTCAAGGGTGGAAGGGCAAGCACTTATAAACGCCTGCGAGCCGCACTTGAAGCCTATCGTGACAACCGCGCTCAATACCGGCATGAGGAGAGAGGAGATACTTTCCCTCGAATGGGGAAAGCACGTTGACCTGAAGCACGGGTTCATACTCCTCGACAGGACCAAGAACGGCGAGCGTCGCGAGGTTCCCATCAACCAGGTCTTGAAGAGCATATTCCAGGGCCTTGTGCGGCACATCAACAGCCCCTATGTTTTCACGGACAAGGCTGGCAGGAGGTTCAGGGACCTGAAACGGTCTTTTTCCTCGGCCTGCAGGAAAGCGGAGTGGGAGAAGTGTTCGGCCTGTAGCTTTGAGCGTCAGATGTCCGGAGAAGAGAATCCGGGCAATTGCCCTCAATGCGGCAAAGAGATGTTCCGTGTAGCCGGGATCAACGACTTCCGTTTTCACGACCTAAGGCATACCTTCGCAAGCTGGCTCGTGATGGCCGGGGTAGACCTTACGACCGTGAGCAGGCTTCTTGGTCACAAGAGCCTTACGATGACGCTTAGGTACTCACACCTTGCGCCGTCGCACATGGTCAAGGCAGTGGCTGTCCTTGAAAACGGTTACGATTTGGTTACGCTGGCTGAAAAAGAGGGTATCGAACGGCGCGCAATCCCATAA
- a CDS encoding helix-turn-helix domain-containing protein, giving the protein MHEKRLIGLRIKELRKNKGLSQEELAAKAETSPNYLSRMERGTENPTLEMLIKISRSLGVEMWELFDFGHEGSQKEIKESLMKFIKEADEEKIKLTVKVLRAMLR; this is encoded by the coding sequence ATGCACGAAAAAAGGTTGATTGGGCTCAGGATCAAGGAGCTTCGGAAAAACAAGGGCCTATCCCAGGAAGAACTTGCAGCAAAGGCCGAGACAAGCCCTAATTACCTCAGCCGCATGGAGAGGGGTACAGAAAATCCTACCCTGGAGATGCTTATAAAGATTTCAAGGTCGCTGGGTGTAGAGATGTGGGAACTTTTTGACTTTGGGCATGAAGGGAGTCAGAAAGAAATAAAGGAATCCCTGATGAAATTTATCAAGGAAGCTGATGAAGAAAAAATCAAGCTCACTGTGAAAGTTCTAAGAGCCATGTTAAGGTAA